A portion of the Bacillus sp. es.034 genome contains these proteins:
- the typA gene encoding translational GTPase TypA has translation MKLRNDLRNIAIIAHVDHGKTTLVDELLKQSGIFRENETVSERAMDSNDLERERGITILAKNTAIQYKDSRINILDTPGHADFGGEVERIMKMVDGVLLVVDAYEGCMPQTRFVLKKALEQNLTPIVVVNKIDKPSARPEEVIDEVLELFIELDANDEQLEFPVVYASAINGTASTDPDPEKQDENMQCLYDSIIEHIPAPVDNSEDPLQFQVALLDYNDYVGRIGIGRVFRGTMKVGQQVALMKLDGTVKQFRVTKIFGFFGLKREEIQEAKAGDLIAVSGMEDINVGETVCPVEHQDQLPVLRIDEPTLQMTFLVNNSPFAGREGKFVTSRKIEERLLAQLQTDVSLRVEPTDSPDAWTVSGRGELHLSILIENMRREGYELQVSKPQVIIKEVDGVKSEPVERVQIDIPEEYMGGVIESLGQRKGEMLDMVNNGNGQVRLMFMVPARGLIGYSTEFMTLTRGYGIINHTFEGYQPLQKGRVGGRRQGVLVSMETGKASQYGIMQVEDRGIIFVESGTEIYGGMIVGEHTRENDITVNITKLKQATNVRSANKDQTVTIKKARIMTLEESLEYLNDDEYCEVTPESIRLRKKILDKNERERAEKKNKVTQ, from the coding sequence GATTCAAATGATTTAGAGAGAGAACGCGGTATTACGATCCTTGCGAAAAATACGGCGATTCAATATAAAGATTCCCGAATCAATATCCTTGATACACCAGGGCATGCTGACTTCGGTGGAGAAGTAGAACGTATCATGAAAATGGTAGATGGTGTTCTACTGGTAGTGGATGCGTATGAAGGCTGTATGCCACAGACTCGCTTCGTTCTTAAGAAAGCACTGGAACAGAACCTTACACCAATCGTTGTTGTAAACAAAATCGACAAACCTTCAGCTCGTCCTGAAGAAGTTATCGATGAAGTATTGGAGTTATTCATTGAATTAGATGCAAATGATGAGCAGCTTGAATTCCCGGTTGTTTATGCTTCTGCAATCAACGGTACTGCTAGTACAGATCCGGATCCGGAAAAACAGGATGAAAACATGCAGTGTTTATATGATTCCATCATTGAGCACATTCCTGCACCGGTAGACAACTCTGAAGATCCACTTCAATTCCAGGTTGCACTGCTTGATTACAATGATTACGTAGGGCGTATCGGGATCGGTCGTGTGTTCAGAGGAACGATGAAAGTGGGCCAACAGGTAGCACTGATGAAGCTTGACGGGACTGTTAAACAATTCCGTGTAACAAAGATCTTTGGTTTCTTCGGATTAAAGCGTGAAGAAATCCAAGAGGCAAAAGCGGGTGATTTAATCGCTGTTTCCGGAATGGAAGATATCAACGTCGGTGAAACGGTTTGTCCGGTTGAACATCAGGATCAACTTCCGGTCCTTCGCATTGACGAGCCGACCCTTCAAATGACGTTCCTAGTGAACAACAGTCCATTTGCAGGTAGAGAAGGTAAATTTGTTACGTCAAGAAAAATCGAGGAGCGTTTATTGGCTCAGCTTCAAACAGATGTAAGCTTACGTGTTGAACCAACCGATTCACCTGATGCATGGACGGTTTCGGGACGTGGAGAGCTTCACCTTTCCATCCTGATTGAAAACATGCGTCGTGAAGGGTACGAATTACAGGTATCGAAACCACAGGTTATCATCAAAGAAGTCGATGGCGTGAAGAGCGAGCCTGTAGAACGTGTTCAAATTGATATCCCTGAAGAGTATATGGGAGGAGTAATCGAATCACTTGGTCAGCGTAAAGGTGAAATGCTGGATATGGTGAACAACGGTAACGGCCAGGTCCGATTAATGTTTATGGTTCCTGCACGTGGACTAATCGGTTATTCTACGGAGTTTATGACTCTTACTCGCGGATATGGTATCATCAACCATACATTCGAAGGCTACCAACCACTGCAGAAAGGCCGCGTAGGCGGACGTCGTCAAGGTGTGCTTGTTTCCATGGAGACAGGTAAAGCGTCACAATACGGTATCATGCAGGTGGAAGACCGCGGAATCATTTTCGTTGAGTCCGGGACAGAAATTTATGGCGGAATGATCGTTGGTGAACATACGAGAGAAAATGATATTACCGTTAATATCACAAAGCTGAAACAGGCGACTAACGTACGTTCTGCAAATAAAGATCAAACCGTTACGATTAAAAAGGCAAGAATCATGACATTAGAAGAGTCATTGGAATATTTAAATGATGATGAATATTGTGAAGTAACACCTGAATCAATCCGTCTTCGTAAGAAAATTCTCGATAAGAATGAACGTGAAAGAGCAGAAAAGAAAAATAAGGTTACTCAATAA